CGGCTTCAAATCCCTATAAATTATACCTGTTGGCAAAAGATAACTCAGGATACATGGAGATAGATTTTTCAACTCTTTAGATATAAGAGACAAATAGTCATATACTATGCATTTGCTTTGATTGATATGCCATATGCAACATCGACACATTTACTCAGATCACTCACCATAAGGCATAAGTACTCTTATTGAGCATTGATCACTTCATACAACTAAAGTCAAAGAGAATGGTGtacataatttgaaagaaagaacAGAAAGTGAAAAATTGGATACATCAAACATTGATTCATGAACATGCGTTCTCCTCAATCACTAATAAGGTATAGGAAATTGTTTGATCATGCTAGTCTAAAAGTTGGTAGAATTGGACTAGTTAGAAAAGAATGAATAGAGACTTTCTTATCATTCAGATTTGATTGTATACATATTACATGTGGATATAAAGGCTACCTTGACAGTGAAGGTACTCCAAGGCTACCACTACTTCAGCGGCATAGAACCTGCATGAAACAAAAAACTTGTATGTCAGAAGCAAAATGGAAAATAGCTCAATAAATGTTTAAGGACCGTGAGAATATGATATCAAAGTCTCAGCAAACTTTGTAGAATGCTTCTTGGATAGGTATAATTGTAGACTattttgtttttcaaatttgGTTATACATATGTTTTACGTACCTTGCAGCATCTTCCTTCAACACCTTTGTTTGTTGTCTATCTAGAAGCATGAACAGCTCTCCACCAGGGTAGTAATCAGTTATTAGACAGATATGGGTTTTGGTCTGAAGCACAGCAAAATTCAACAATTCAGTATATTCAGGTGCATATTATCAGTTCACTGAATTCATCAAGTATCAAATGCTGTGAAGGATTCAAGTCTACATGCGCTTGCATTTCCTACTCATTACACTTCTCTCAACGTATGGAAACTACATAATTATGATCCCTCTCATACCTGAAAAGATGCATAAAGTGCAGGAAGAAAAGGgtggtccaacatatctaggattTCTCGTTCTGCACAAGCTCTATGCACCTGCAGAAAATATAAGAGGATCCTTATTGAAGACAGAAGAATGAGAGAGTATAAGTTTACATGGTACAATGAGAATGGAGATTCATATACACCAGAGTCAAGATTTGCTTAGTTTCTATCACATTTATATATTGAACAGGTTTAGAAAACTATGAAGCCAGAATTTCAATCGTTCTCTTCACAAGGATGTGTAGAGGTGTAACAGAAGACAAGTTTTCACACGACTACATAACTTTGTAAATGCCATCGAAAAAGGTGGGAACAACAGCATAATCTCAATCTCTAAAAAAGATGCAGCAACATTTGTGATCTTGCAATTTAACTCTTTACCTTGTTTCGGTTAAGCATTATACTCTTATCCATTGCCTTCATAGCAAAATGCTGGTCAGTTCCGCAAAGCTCCACCAAATGCACACTGCATGTTCACAAGTTATTCCCAAGTTAACCAAGATaacataaacattcattttggatGACTGAAGCATATCATAATACTTGATCTACTCTACAGTGGGACAGCCATGTTCTTAATAAAATGTACCTGCCAGTATCGCCCGATCCCAGTGGTTTAATTGGCTTAAAATGCTTCAAGCCTATCGGTTCTCCACTCTCCATGATCTACAAATCACAAACCTCTCAGTGATGAAAGGGGCAGTGAAAACTCAAACTAAAATAATCATCAGGGGAATATAAAAGGGATGTTTACACAAATAGCCAGGCGGATTCAATGTTTACTTTTCCTAACTGGTATATGTATATCGTACATTGATTATACGggattataaatatataatacacCCACTGGCTATTGTTAGTTTAAGTAATTGGCTAGGCGGCTATTTATGTTAATTCTTCATATAAAAATTAGGCTAAAGAATTTCTACTATAATGAGAATTACAATTTTAATAAACTCAGAAAGCCAACAGGGCAGATGAACAGCATCATGTTGAAGGATCACTAATCCAGCCATAAACTGCATAATGGAAGAATGCTGGAACTTTGAGGTattactccctctgtcccaatTTTTGGGGCACAGTTGGAATTTCGagattcaaacttcaaaactttgATAGTGAATTCGGACATAAAagctttaagtttttttttaaataaaatttatatttttgaaaactacgtaaaaagtactataaatcacaacaatcaacaacttaaaatatttgaaagacATATAAAGAAACTCCGATCAAAGAAAACTTGGTTGACTGTCGACATTCCAACCGTGTCACGTAATTGGGACGGAGGGAGCATCATTCTTCTGAGCAAGCACATCTCATGTGCACATATATAGCTGTTTATGGAAAACCAATTGATGAGTGTAAGCAAAAATTCTATCTACCTTTTGTATTGCTTTCCAAGATGGGCTCCCCTTCCTGTGAGGCTTTGGCTGAACAACTTTTGAATGATTTCTCCACAAATCCTCTGGTTTCTGCAGGTCAGTTCAGCAGTTTGTGAGCCTTGTACAATTCGACACCTAGAAATAGTCTTAAACAGTCATGTTCAACGTTTCGGACTTACCGAATTGGCATCTGGAAGCTCTCGAACTGCTTCATCAACGTTTCCAGCAGTTTCTTTCACCTGATAGGGAACCAAATGGAAACCATCATCAAGATAGGCCTCACCACTCAAAGTGAAGACCATATACGACACATTAAACATGAATTAATTTGATTGGGTATATATACGAATGCTCAAACTAAGTGACCATTCATGAGTACTTGTGTATCTATCATATCTTTACGAGATACAAGGGTAAAGAATAGCAAAAACTTATGTGAAATAAAGACAATTGAAGAGGATTAGAGTAGGATTAAGACCAGTATTGCGCTTTCTGTTGCTTTTTCTTCGGGGATACTGTTCTGAAGTGGCTCTACATGCTGACTTCCATCTAGTTGAACTCCAATGAAGTACTGTACCTCTCCCTGATTATAGACAAAAGATCCATTGAATAAGGATTTTAAGAAAGCTTTTGTACAACAAAACTTCAGAGTCGCGACACTTTTATCTTAACATCAAGAACTATATTAGTAATATACATACCTTCTGATCACGCATAGGCTGCAGGTGGAACAAGTTCCAGAACTTTTTGCCTGAATTTTAACAGATTATCAGTTGCTTCAACAATAAAATACTTTGTATTTTTAACCAAAAAATCCATAATTCTCACGAGGTCACTCATTTAGGGGAAAATTGATGTGTAAACACAATAAGTTTCTTACATCTCTTCAAGTAGAACCAAATCACAGTCTTTAAGTTTGAAAGGGAAATAGAAAACAAAAgacaattttactatatttgagaaaataaacttttcctttctttgaTTAACATGAGCTGAATGAGCATGCTTAAGTTTGCTCTAGCATGAAATTAATTACTACTGGTTGATCCATCCAAAGGcagatatatgtatgtgtgagCATTTCCTGCCTCGGATATCGAACTCAATATGCATATTGGATAATTTATATACACtgacaatataaatttttttatttgcacTACCAGTAGTTAACTTGTTTTAGCATGTTACCAgccttatttttttaagttgcTAATTCTACTTATGATGGAAAATTACTTGTAGTTATCTTTAGATTATTTAATTTTACCCTCAGTGtatagaaattaaaatatatacaactatGAGAAGAATGAAAAATTTGTGGAAAGCATATATACCAGTCTTAGTGTAGTTAATGAGCTGGACAGTGACATCAGTTTGATTATCAATTGCCTGTCTGATTTTCCTCACAGTAGCTGGATCAGTTTCAGGACCTTGTAGAAACCTATAACAATAGAAAAACCAAATAGCAACAATATAATGAGTAAGTCATTTTGGCTCTCTTTCTTTAGATTAAGTATGCACCGTTAGCTAGTGCCATGGCCATGATCAATACTTTTCCGTTCCAACTTATGTGACATCATTTGACCTgtcacaaaatttaagaaaaaaaagagagctTACTATACCTGCAGTTTCTTCCCAAGATTTCTTCACGGCTGTACTCGGTCAGCTCCAAGAAACTATCCGATGCAAATATCTAATTTTATCAAACACAAAAAACCATAATGTTATACTTGTAcaaaaacttaattaattatggaACTAGAAATTAAATTCAACAAATTAATGCATGTACtagattttgatttttgaattaaaagGTGAAGAATTAGTAGTCTTACAATAGGATTATCAGGCAGCCTTGGATCAGTAATGACAAAGTTCTTTTCGATACGTTCTAGAGTCGTTGCTAAATCAATACCTTTCCTCATTTCCTTCTTCCTCACTTTGTCATCAACACTAACTGGTCGTCCATCGTTGTCGCTCTCATCGTCATCGTCGTCGTTATCCATAGTCATCCTTgcctcaaaatcatcatcatcagtAGCCATGGTAGTACTAGAACGATTTTTCTTCATAATCCTGTACGTACGTAATTACACCATATATAAAGTAATGTTACATTTGTATATATCTTGGACGTGCATGCATGCTTGTTTAGTGTCACATATAATATGAGATTCAAACAGTTTAATAAGTTCTACCTACAGAaaatgtagttttttttttatacaatTAAGCCATTTATAAGAAAACGATTAATCGTACATCGACCTTTTTTCCCCCCTTTTTACGCTATTGGGGTTGTTTGGTTCAAAATCAAGTTATTAATTCCAACAAGGAGAATTATTCCACTTTCTATATGGAATAAGTAAGATCAAgattatattataaaaataatactaatttcccaaaatttatatataccGCGATAATCCACCTAATCCCTTGAACCAAACTTTTCTAAATGTAATTAAATTAACCTATTGTAATACGTTAAGTATATTACTATCATTTTATCAGGTTACTAATTAATGTGTATCATAGAAATCTCTACATGTAATTATCTTATAAGTAATCTGATTACAATATCAGTGCATAGAAGTAATATTCATAAGGTAATAATAATAGGTAATTAAATCATTGATGTATAAATTAGATCCTAATTCAAGTAGAACGATGCTATGTTGTTCAGACTTTTCGAAAAGGGCGCATGAGAGTTGCATGTCGAATTCGACATGAGCACgataatatatttaaagagtCTGAATAATATAGTTACGACatatgaagaaaagagaagTACGTATTAATTACCCCATGAAAGATAGACGAGCAGATTTTTTAGATTTCTTTTCAGGGACTTCATTAATTTTCTCCATCTTCATGGTGGTGGTTCTAGTACCAGCATGGGAATGTCTTCTTGCTGGTGCTTTGTTCACTAAATTTAGTTTATCCTTTCTGTCTGGTTCGACTTGATCTCCTTCTGACGTTCTCATGAAAGTTGGTCGATTATTTGTCGATTCACTAAGTGCTCTTGCCCTACTTGGCCTTTTTATTTCTTCCAATAACTCGTTCACTGAATTACTAGCCATCTCCTTCTGACGTACTGCCAACAACAAATTAACCATTAGTTAATACATTCGGATTTAAGTCATGTACACCGTCAAAATCATTATTGTACTTTTACCTATTACAAGAGGTATCAAAATAATTAGCTCACGAAAATATGACCTATCCAACATAACTCTTTTAAGTTTTTATCGTCGAATTATATATACAAACCAGTTCACTTTAACCTTCCAACTCAGTCTCGTTTAAACAAGTATTCCTTCTATCTCAATTCATGTGTCacatttttcttttagtttgtCCTAAAAAgaatatcattttttaaaaattagaaagaatttaattttaaaatttctttttatatCCTTAGGAGTCGTTTGGTGTAAGGGATAAACATATATAGTCTTGAGGTAAAAAAATAGTCCTGGAATAAAATTTTGGTGTCTTGTTTGGTTGTCAAGTTTGAGATAACTTATCCACCTTATCCCAAGATAACTAATCCCAAGATAACTAATCCCACGATAATTAATTCTGAGATAACTTGTTCCAAACCAAACGATAACTTGTTCTGAATCAAACGACCCCCTTAATAAAATGATTAATAGCAACACAAATATGAAAGATTTGCtttagaccacaaatttcaaaataatttctttctttctttctttatacTTCCTGTCTAAATACTCTCTCTAGTGTCAATTTACGTAAAAAATTTCATCTTTcgaaatttcttaattttaattgtacatttagatataattttttttaaataaaatttatgcatttaaaattatgtaaaaaaaaagcTATAaactataatatttaataattcaaaatattttaaaaaagaatatgaaaaaaatatgataaaataataataataccatCATAGCGTATCAATGATTCGGGAAGGCCGTTGGGTCGGACCGTCTTTTCCTTGGAGCCTTCTGTATGTTTGCTTACCTCCACTTGCATTCTGCCAAAAATTTCATAGTTAATTTCATTAGCATTAATTCGTATGTACTTAattaattatcatataccaGCAGATTTAAGTATAAGAAAGTAATGCATTACTTGTTGAATATGTTTATTCATAAACATTTGAATATATAGAAAAACCCATAATCCGAAAGAGTTATCTGATGAACAATCTAACAAGGGAAATGTATTTAATAAATAGTTTAATATTACTACTATATAGAAAAGTCTAGAAGCAAGCTATATAATTTTTGtactttttcattttaatttttttaatcttttaaatatttaataattatgtaaaaaaaaatttacaCAGAAACGAAGATCTTCGAGAACAAATATTGCACCGGAAAgaaaaagagggaaaaagtaAAGTCTAAGCGCATATGACACGAAAAGAAAATCCTATTTCGGTAAGACTTAATTTGAATCGTCCTTCAGATTCAAGTTGGTTTAGTGAAGGGAACCGCAAAAATCACCGAATGGGTCAGTCTTTTAGTTCTTCCAGATTAGAATATCAAAGGAGGACGTTGGAGATGCCCGGGACGGACACGACTTCTTCTAAGGCGTAAATCACGATAATTaactattttaaatatttaaatttaaaagatatataaaaaaaaatcaattgacTCTCGAAATTTTAGCGGTGTCACATAAATCATGACAaaaaagtaacatatattatttaaaaatgacgcaaaaaaattataaatcacaataattaacacttgaaacatttgaaaaacatataaaaatttgattgattcttgaaattctAACTTTGAACTTTGTTTTAAATCTTAATGAAATAACTTGTAgtcacataaatatatatatatatatatttcaattcttcttctaaatttTGTGTTTAGTTAaatcataaattaatttatgttatCATGGAATGCAACCACATGTAAATTAGACTATCTACTATAGGGCCCACCTACCATCATGAAAAAATTGAGGGAGAATTAAATCCATCAAGTTCTTTTTTTCAAGGGGTGCATGACAATGACTCCAAAAGTCGACTAGTAAAAACGATGAAATAGTAACACTAGTTAAATAGGACTCCATGCAAAAAGTTGGTGGGTTCCCTACTATTAGAGTTGTACAAGGCAAATTGATAAATCACACCAAACCGATAAATCGAACtaaatcagaaaaaaaattcGACTAAtaatttggtttgacttggtttggtgtttgaaaaaaaaatccgaccattataagattggtttggttttaactaaaaaaactcaaaccgacccgattatagatatacacttttaaattatgttatacataaaaatatttattaaaatgtaatgtataaatatttttaaaatttttttcataatttttgttttctttcttatatttagatttggacttgagaaattcatctaaataatatacaaaaaaagctcatcttataaagttatattataaagttaaaacttcaaatagtgttctgcctccatcttatatgttgatattttgtactagaactctttttaagaagcactacTCCGtactttttattagatactatgaaaaaccgaaaacccgaaaaaatcaaaaaaatcaaaaaaaaaattgatatcgaaaaacctgacttttattggtttggtttagtttataaatttaataacccgacacaaatgatttgatttgatttataaaGAATCCGAACCAatccggtccatgtacacccctacctACTATGATATCTACTAGAGAAAATGGTCCAAAACAAGGCATTCTTACATTAAGGCCCATCATCTCCCTATCTTAATCATGTATTCAATCTTTCCATGGATAAGATGAAGACAATTTCCAGCTGGTTACAAAAGGAAAGCAAGAATTATTGAAGAGATAAGGGAACAAATCCATTCAGCCTACAATAATACAGCGCGCGCTCTTTCTATAtatgttttactttttttttaatttgtctaaaaaaatatttcagtcTTTTTCTCATGATATATTTAAGACTATaagatttaaatatatttagtaTATTCTATGTATTTTTAGATTAACATCACAAGATTTGAAAAAtttctttactttttaaaacttcatatcaaataaaagatcagacaaataaattgaaactgATGAAGTAATACCTTTCAGCGTGTAAACTTCGGACCATtataatttattaagaaaaaaaatttggaCCATTATTCAAGTATGTCGTTATCCAAATTATTGTGTGTTTTCATCTTTAGCATTGTTTAaattggtaaaaaaaaaaagggtatTTATGTACCCGTTTGGTCGTACCTTTAATTTTTACAGAAGAGTAGGTAATTAAATCAGTTATTTCTCATGAcaagataaaattttattcaATTTGAGTTTTATTTATGTAAAAAGTATTGACATAATTAGTGCACTTAAAAAACAATTAGGGTGTGTTTCGTATGGAGGAaggtattttttttgtttcactCTTCTCGAATTTGATTGGTCAAGATGTTTTAgagaatatttttattataaaaataacttctttaaaaataaaaaaaatgacttctCTAATTGAAGCAAAAAAAACTAATTCCATAAGTAGCATTTTTTGTTCACTGTCTCCTCCACCCCCactttatataatatatataaatacttttGGGATGATattactttttttcttatttagaaaataaataagaaaatcaattgCTTTTACAAGAAAAcattttttcattaattttttttccttttaccaaacacaccctaaattTGAAGGATTATGTAAATATGTTTTTCTCAGTGGAAAAACTCTAAATTACATATCTACATGCTTCctcaattttaatatatatgataCATATGATCTAGTTTGACTCAATACAGAa
This region of Solanum dulcamara chromosome 9, daSolDulc1.2, whole genome shotgun sequence genomic DNA includes:
- the LOC129902106 gene encoding phototropin-1-like isoform X2 — encoded protein: MEEENKQSPLIPPLPRDPRGSLEVFNPSTYSSQSTNPVFRSQPSWKNWTAAEHITSTIHETEEKPEQIAIPKLSNENEEIATSWMAISPASAKLTSPSSQKSITGGEKVSSSTAKAADEVGAAAQRAAEWGLVLKTDDETGKLQGVKVRNSGDDLNRKTETSRRDSGNSCRSSGDFSDDGAGKERGIPRVSEDLRDALSTFQQTFVVSDATKPDYPILYASAGFFKMTGYTSKEVIGRNCRFMQGSDTDPEDVAKIREALQSGSTYCGRLLNYKKDGTPFWNLLTIAPIKDDAGKVLKFIGMQVEVSKHTEGSKEKTVRPNGLPESLIRYDVRQKEMASNSVNELLEEIKRPSRARALSESTNNRPTFMRTSEGDQVEPDRKDKLNLVNKAPARRHSHAGTRTTTMKMEKINEVPEKKSKKSARLSFMGIMKKNRSSTTMATDDDDFEARMTMDNDDDDDESDNDGRPVSVDDKVRKKEMRKGIDLATTLERIEKNFVITDPRLPDNPIIFASDSFLELTEYSREEILGRNCRFLQGPETDPATVRKIRQAIDNQTDVTVQLINYTKTGKKFWNLFHLQPMRDQKGEVQYFIGVQLDGSQHVEPLQNSIPEEKATESAILVKETAGNVDEAVRELPDANSKPEDLWRNHSKVVQPKPHRKGSPSWKAIQKIMESGEPIGLKHFKPIKPLGSGDTGSVHLVELCGTDQHFAMKAMDKSIMLNRNKVHRACAEREILDMLDHPFLPALYASFQTKTHICLITDYYPGGELFMLLDRQQTKVLKEDAARFYAAEVVVALEYLHCQGIIYRDLKPENVLLQSGGHVSLTDFDLSCLTSCKPQLLVPEVNEKKKHQKGQQNPIFMAEPMRASNSFVGTEEYIAPEIITGAGHTSAVDWWALGILLYEMLCGYTPFRGKTRQKTFSNILHKDLKFPGSIQASLHAKQLMYRLLHRDPKNRLGSREGANEIKQHPFFRGVNWALIRCMNPPKLDDAPFLGTEAEKEGKAINPEMEDLQTNVF
- the LOC129902106 gene encoding phototropin-1-like isoform X1, with protein sequence MEEENKQSPLIPPLPRDPRGSLEVFNPSTYSSQSTNPVFRSQPSWKNWTAAEHITSTIHETEEKPEQIAIPKLSNENEEIATSWMAISPASAKLTSPSSQKSITGGEKVSSSTAKAADEVGAAAQRAAEWGLVLKTDDETGKLQGVKVRNSGDDLNRKTETSRRDSGNSCRSSGDFSDDGAVNTGKERGIPRVSEDLRDALSTFQQTFVVSDATKPDYPILYASAGFFKMTGYTSKEVIGRNCRFMQGSDTDPEDVAKIREALQSGSTYCGRLLNYKKDGTPFWNLLTIAPIKDDAGKVLKFIGMQVEVSKHTEGSKEKTVRPNGLPESLIRYDVRQKEMASNSVNELLEEIKRPSRARALSESTNNRPTFMRTSEGDQVEPDRKDKLNLVNKAPARRHSHAGTRTTTMKMEKINEVPEKKSKKSARLSFMGIMKKNRSSTTMATDDDDFEARMTMDNDDDDDESDNDGRPVSVDDKVRKKEMRKGIDLATTLERIEKNFVITDPRLPDNPIIFASDSFLELTEYSREEILGRNCRFLQGPETDPATVRKIRQAIDNQTDVTVQLINYTKTGKKFWNLFHLQPMRDQKGEVQYFIGVQLDGSQHVEPLQNSIPEEKATESAILVKETAGNVDEAVRELPDANSKPEDLWRNHSKVVQPKPHRKGSPSWKAIQKIMESGEPIGLKHFKPIKPLGSGDTGSVHLVELCGTDQHFAMKAMDKSIMLNRNKVHRACAEREILDMLDHPFLPALYASFQTKTHICLITDYYPGGELFMLLDRQQTKVLKEDAARFYAAEVVVALEYLHCQGIIYRDLKPENVLLQSGGHVSLTDFDLSCLTSCKPQLLVPEVNEKKKHQKGQQNPIFMAEPMRASNSFVGTEEYIAPEIITGAGHTSAVDWWALGILLYEMLCGYTPFRGKTRQKTFSNILHKDLKFPGSIQASLHAKQLMYRLLHRDPKNRLGSREGANEIKQHPFFRGVNWALIRCMNPPKLDDAPFLGTEAEKEGKAINPEMEDLQTNVF